Sequence from the Methanobrevibacter arboriphilus genome:
TAATACTTAAGATATTGAGTAAATGTTTAGCTCAATAGTTTATCTAAAAATAGATTATTGAATTAAAATAACTAATATTAAGTTTATATTAAAAAGGCATTAATATATTATTAATATAACTATCAATAATATAACAGTTGATTAATAGAATAATGTAACAATTAAGTATTAATATAACAATCTTATTATTAAAATCAGTTGAAAAATGATTTTAAAAAATATTCATTGAAAAAACCTAAAATAAATGAATAAAACAATCTTATAAACCATATCTAAAAAGGAGAGCTATAAAATGAAAAGTGAAACAATGGAAGAACATAAAAAGAAATCACCAATTAAAGTGAATTGTGGGGTTATAACCCTCAGTGATACAAAATATAAGGATAAACAAAACGGTGTAAATACTGACCTCTCAGGAGAAATAATAGTTGAAGAATTAAAGAAAAAATATACTGTAAAATCCTATGAAATAATCCCTGATGAAAAAAAACAATTGTTAAAAATAATTGAAAAGATGAAAGCTGAAAATATTGATGTTATACTTACAACTGGAGGTACAGGGATTGGAAGTAGAGATATAACAATTGAAACTGTAAAACCTCTTTTTGAAAAAAAAATAAATGGTTTTGGAGAGATATTCAGATTAAAAAGCTATGAAAAATTAGGTTCAGGAGCTATGTTATCACGAGCAGTTGCAGGAACTTATGGGAAAACTATTATATTTTCAATGCCAGGATCTCCAAATGCAGTGAAATTAGGAATATCATTAATTATTGATGAATTAGGACACTTAAAAAAGCATTTAAATGAATAAAAATAAAATTTAATACCCAAAATAAAAATAAAATTTAACACATAAATTATAAAAAAATATATAAAAAATATATAAAGAATATATAAAAAATTTATAAAAAACCTAAAAAAATTCATTAACTGATATCAAAGGTTCAATTAAGATTCCTTCATCGTTTAATGAAGAAATAGCTCCTTCTTCCCTATCAACAACAACAAAAGCTTTTTTTACAATTCCACCATTTTCTTGAATAGCTTTTATAGCTTTAAGTAGAGAACCTCCTGTTGTTGTCACATCTTCAACTACAACCACATTATCACCATCATTTAATTCTCCTTCAATAAGTTTTGAAGTCCCATAACCCTTTTTTTCTTTCCTTATCATCAAAAGA
This genomic interval carries:
- a CDS encoding MogA/MoaB family molybdenum cofactor biosynthesis protein → MKSETMEEHKKKSPIKVNCGVITLSDTKYKDKQNGVNTDLSGEIIVEELKKKYTVKSYEIIPDEKKQLLKIIEKMKAENIDVILTTGGTGIGSRDITIETVKPLFEKKINGFGEIFRLKSYEKLGSGAMLSRAVAGTYGKTIIFSMPGSPNAVKLGISLIIDELGHLKKHLNE
- the pyrE gene encoding orotate phosphoribosyltransferase — its product is MASKEYLISILKDNNVFKTGDFVLSSGKKSNYYIDMKKAITEPNILKTIAELIDQAISSEKIDKVAGPALGAVPIATALSLKSEIPLLMIRKEKKGYGTSKLIEGELNDGDNVVVVEDVTTTGGSLLKAIKAIQENGGIVKKAFVVVDREEGAISSLNDEGILIEPLISVNEFF